The nucleotide window GCAAAGGCACCCCGGCCCTCATGGGCCAGGCCCAAAACCACACCAACCTCCTCCTGGCCCTTTCCATCATCTGGATCTATGTGGAGGCCACCACCCTGATTATCGTCTGGGGGGCGGACCTACCCCACGAGGTGGAGTTCTACCTGAAGCGGCTGGAAGGATCCTGGGGGACCGTGGCTGCCTTGTGGGCGGTGGGGGGTTTCTTTCTCCCCTTCCTCTACCTCCTCACCAACCTCCCCAAACGGGAGGCCCGGTTCCTCCTGCCTGTCGCTCTCTGGATTCCCATCTTCCGCCTCTTGCACCTGGCTTGGTACGTGCTTCCCGCTTTAGGGCGGGGGGTAGGGATAGGGGATGTCCTGGGCTTTTTGGGGCTAGGCCTTTTCTTCTTCCAACGGCTCAAGAGCCCCTCCTGAGGGCTCCTGTTAGAAGGGTTCCCGCCTTGGTGGGTGGGGCATTTGCACCTACCTTCACAAAGGGGATAGGGGCATCTTAGGTTTTAGGGGTACGTGGTAAGGGTACCCAGGAGGTGGAAGATGGCAGCGAAGGTTCTGGTTCTAGGAGGCGGTTCGGGTGGCCTGGTGGCGGCCAACAAGGTGAAGAAGCTTTTGGGGAGGGAGGTGGAGGTCACCCTGGTGGATAGGAGCGCCTACCACGAGTTCATGCCCGCCTACCCCTGGGTGGCCTTTGGCATGCGGGAGCCCGAGCAGGTGCGTAGGCCCTTGGCCAACCTGGAGAAGAGGGGCATCACCTACCTGCAGGCCACGGTGGAGGCCCTGGACCCCGCCAATAACCGGGTTAAGACCAGCGCCGGGGAGCTTTCCTATGACTACCTCATCGTTTCCCTGGGGGCCGAGGCCCTGCCCTCTCCCGCCCCGGATGGCCACGCCCCTTGGAGCCTCGAGGGGGCCTTGAAGCTCCGGGAAGCCCTCAGGAACTTCAAGGGTGGCAAGGTGGTGGTGGGGGTTTCCTCGCCCTACTACCCCTGTCCCCCAGCGCCCTATGAGGTGGCGGGCCAGGTGGAGTTTGCCCTGAAGGTAAAGGGTCTTCGTCAGAAGAGCACGGTGGAGGTGTTCCACCTGAATCCTCTTCCGCTGGCGGGTATGGGTCCGGTGATCTCCGGAAAGGTCCTGGAGATCCTCCGCTCTAAAGGCATCGCCTTCCACGGGGAGTTTGAGCCGGTGGCCTTTGAGGGAGGAAAGGTGAAGGCCAAGGACGGGCGGGAGCTGGCCTACGACCTCCTCATCCTCACGCCGCCCTTTGCCCCCAA belongs to Thermus albus and includes:
- a CDS encoding NAD(P)/FAD-dependent oxidoreductase, with translation MAAKVLVLGGGSGGLVAANKVKKLLGREVEVTLVDRSAYHEFMPAYPWVAFGMREPEQVRRPLANLEKRGITYLQATVEALDPANNRVKTSAGELSYDYLIVSLGAEALPSPAPDGHAPWSLEGALKLREALRNFKGGKVVVGVSSPYYPCPPAPYEVAGQVEFALKVKGLRQKSTVEVFHLNPLPLAGMGPVISGKVLEILRSKGIAFHGEFEPVAFEGGKVKAKDGRELAYDLLILTPPFAPNRVVRESPLAGADGFPEVDKMTFRSTRFPNVFVIGDTVNPSLMLPPAGVVAHFQGEYVAGVIASDLKGAYIGEPFNPVAMCIMDFGDNALLPQCSFEKFLAGTGMPSCGVMAVGKWVRVTKMLFEGFWFATLIE